Proteins co-encoded in one Paraburkholderia edwinii genomic window:
- a CDS encoding pilus assembly protein PilM, with protein sequence MALKTSLEMAVRRFAAGIDLGPQAVRLVVLSRAMCSNGPLRIDCVASMPVRSGAMAGADIIDRPAVAQALYDVFECVPPEHILLSLRCAMAIPGSATLTASVPLKQLQQLMPTMRRSRSRIPAAEYAEGDMLTSLEPAVLVEIERIAGIERHALAVDWYIDRSAFNGGEVTIAATARQHLEARIECAAIAGISLTAIDGEPHAALRAMRYSAAQELEPGDEYAALWVGGDGVYGWRLADETVVASMHYPAPEHGSLADALRDLGEGAPLSAVFVAGDVDLLDGVSMSLADIGDVLGCMVFPFECTLLGKVEVPYETDLLHDPASAVAFGLAVRGVYE encoded by the coding sequence ATGGCGTTGAAAACTTCGTTGGAAATGGCGGTGCGCCGGTTCGCGGCTGGCATCGACCTGGGTCCGCAAGCGGTGCGGCTCGTCGTGCTGAGCCGGGCCATGTGCAGCAATGGGCCGCTGCGCATCGATTGTGTCGCGTCGATGCCGGTGCGATCCGGCGCGATGGCAGGCGCGGACATCATCGACCGGCCCGCGGTCGCGCAGGCGCTCTACGACGTGTTCGAGTGCGTGCCGCCCGAACACATCCTGCTTTCGCTGCGCTGTGCGATGGCGATTCCGGGCTCGGCCACGCTAACGGCAAGCGTGCCGCTCAAGCAGCTTCAGCAGCTCATGCCGACCATGCGGCGCTCGCGCTCGCGCATACCGGCGGCCGAATACGCGGAGGGCGACATGCTCACCTCACTCGAGCCCGCCGTGCTGGTCGAGATCGAGCGCATCGCGGGAATCGAGCGTCACGCGCTCGCGGTCGATTGGTATATCGACAGGTCGGCATTCAATGGCGGCGAAGTGACGATTGCCGCCACCGCGCGGCAGCATCTCGAGGCGCGCATCGAATGCGCGGCGATTGCGGGCATCTCGCTGACGGCGATCGACGGAGAACCGCATGCGGCGCTACGCGCGATGCGCTATTCGGCGGCGCAGGAGCTGGAACCGGGCGACGAATACGCGGCGCTCTGGGTCGGCGGCGATGGCGTCTATGGCTGGCGCCTTGCCGATGAGACGGTCGTCGCATCGATGCACTATCCGGCGCCCGAGCACGGCAGCCTCGCCGATGCGTTGCGCGACCTTGGCGAAGGCGCTCCGCTTTCCGCGGTGTTCGTAGCGGGCGATGTCGATCTGCTCGATGGCGTCTCGATGTCGCTCGCCGACATCGGCGACGTGCTCGGCTGCATGGTGTTCCCGTTCGAATGCACGCTGCTTGGCAAGGTGGAGGTGCCGTACGAAACCGATCTGCTGCACGATCCGGCGTCTGCGGTTGCGTTCGGGCTCGCTGTGCGCGGCGTGTACGAATGA